A region from the Ichthyobacterium seriolicida genome encodes:
- a CDS encoding DUF5018 domain-containing protein, with the protein MFKKNYFLKRITFSFVLLSAIIFSCEKNKVYQDDLNVCIKSFELLNSENEEKNLGSDIKCEIDAENYTISLTVPSSAELRGLKFNITPCEGVSISPGSGEETDFELVEKPSGESTEEASEASSEGSSSKRYKKIFTLTKGEKSQDYTVYITKESAPKLTEFKISANESKGIKGEVTAAITDDTDTATGKILLKIPYNENIDLTSLSFTAITLDNHTLDPVAGTIAEDINGKEFTLTKTDTGSQRVYTVEAVKGPYISSFKFAATSSGVSSTNTGITKEVEATINNEENTIKLIVPSGVTLSNLTPTITVGENTKADFTPSAQIDFSSNIQYTVTSSNPSATDFTKVYTVTVTQNTEPQIQSFTFSDSSNNGKNLGNNIGVEVKHSEGEIIVKVPHNASLDALTPIITPASTLANTQIYKGDTGTADANTSNDFSSSHDGSVKYSAVGPAGGRKVYSVKVYKEPKISTFKFIKSQNADNSGFPDNPTEYSGTVTDNNITITVANTVNIANLKATISGDNFTATNPISITFTSTGDTSPYSATITVANEHLSGFTKTYNVTLTKEAAPVLSSFSIAAKTNQGIAAVVSGEITDPTSSDGTNGKIKLKIPYNVATYSGDISLTGLTPTISVPTRSAYTVSPPSGQEISGDISSEGNNTFTLTKTDTGSKSVYTVIAVKGPFINSFKFEDSQNSGKGIGSSSPITGAIDHENNTIKVTLPATVKKDSEGAENKITLTPTIELGGDGSPTANPARNSPQEFTSGTAVDYAVTGEDGMTKIYQVTVTRTPSIEATIKSFAIDSNSGNITHPGSGTGDRGRIVVPVTSVPASSVIPAITQSEYATVSPSAAQTFASYENLVTYTVTAEDNSITKSYDVYIYDSTKVVVADSLKVKNGSTDINKDSASIDASTRVINITVPTSTDLNSLKLVLEDTSGLSIEPTEAQNFSNGVEVKYTLKDSSSDVKGHYWVKVATS; encoded by the coding sequence ATGTTTAAGAAAAATTATTTTTTAAAGAGAATTACTTTCTCTTTTGTTTTGTTGTCAGCAATTATTTTCTCCTGTGAGAAAAATAAGGTTTACCAAGATGATTTAAATGTATGTATAAAATCATTTGAATTACTGAATTCTGAAAATGAGGAAAAAAATTTAGGTTCTGATATAAAATGTGAGATAGATGCTGAGAATTATACTATATCGCTAACAGTTCCTAGTTCGGCTGAATTAAGAGGCTTAAAGTTTAATATAACCCCATGTGAAGGGGTTAGCATATCTCCTGGTAGTGGAGAAGAAACTGATTTTGAACTTGTTGAAAAACCTTCTGGAGAGTCTACTGAGGAGGCTTCTGAAGCGTCTTCTGAGGGATCCTCTTCTAAACGTTATAAAAAGATATTTACTTTAACAAAAGGAGAAAAAAGTCAAGACTATACTGTGTATATAACAAAAGAATCAGCGCCTAAGTTGACAGAGTTTAAAATATCAGCTAATGAAAGTAAAGGCATTAAAGGTGAGGTGACTGCTGCTATAACTGATGACACTGACACTGCTACAGGTAAGATTTTATTAAAAATTCCTTATAATGAGAATATTGATCTTACTAGTCTAAGTTTTACTGCTATAACTCTAGATAATCACACTTTAGATCCAGTTGCTGGTACAATAGCTGAAGATATTAATGGAAAAGAATTTACTTTAACAAAAACTGATACAGGTTCTCAAAGAGTTTATACTGTTGAAGCAGTTAAAGGGCCTTATATCAGTTCTTTTAAATTTGCTGCTACTTCTTCTGGAGTAAGTTCTACTAATACAGGTATAACTAAGGAAGTAGAAGCTACGATTAATAACGAAGAAAACACCATAAAACTAATTGTTCCTAGTGGTGTCACTTTATCTAATTTAACTCCTACAATTACAGTGGGAGAGAATACTAAAGCTGATTTTACTCCTTCTGCTCAGATAGATTTTAGTTCTAATATTCAGTATACAGTAACGTCTTCTAATCCTTCGGCGACGGATTTTACTAAAGTATATACAGTTACTGTAACTCAAAATACTGAACCTCAGATACAGAGTTTTACATTTAGTGATAGTTCTAATAACGGTAAAAACCTTGGAAATAATATAGGTGTTGAAGTTAAGCATAGTGAAGGAGAAATAATCGTTAAAGTTCCTCATAATGCAAGTTTAGATGCATTAACTCCAATTATTACACCTGCTTCTACTTTGGCTAATACTCAAATATATAAAGGAGATACTGGTACTGCTGATGCTAATACTTCTAATGATTTTTCTAGTTCTCATGATGGTTCTGTAAAATACAGTGCAGTGGGGCCTGCTGGTGGAAGGAAAGTGTATTCTGTGAAAGTTTATAAAGAACCAAAAATAAGTACGTTTAAGTTTATTAAATCTCAAAATGCAGATAATAGTGGGTTTCCAGATAATCCAACTGAATATAGCGGCACAGTTACAGATAATAATATAACTATCACAGTTGCTAATACAGTTAACATAGCAAATTTAAAAGCTACTATTTCTGGAGATAATTTTACTGCTACTAACCCTATAAGTATAACTTTTACCTCTACTGGTGATACTTCTCCTTATTCTGCAACTATTACAGTTGCAAATGAACATTTATCTGGTTTTACTAAAACCTATAATGTAACTCTAACTAAAGAAGCAGCTCCAGTTTTATCAAGTTTTTCAATAGCAGCTAAAACTAACCAGGGCATTGCTGCTGTGGTAAGTGGTGAAATAACTGACCCTACCAGTAGTGATGGTACTAATGGAAAGATAAAATTAAAGATCCCTTATAATGTTGCTACATATAGTGGTGATATTAGTTTAACAGGATTAACACCTACTATAAGTGTTCCTACTAGGAGTGCGTATACTGTAAGTCCACCTAGTGGTCAAGAGATATCTGGAGATATTAGTAGTGAAGGCAATAATACATTTACTCTAACAAAAACAGATACAGGTTCTAAAAGTGTTTATACTGTAATAGCAGTTAAAGGGCCGTTTATTAACTCTTTTAAATTTGAAGATTCTCAAAATAGTGGGAAAGGTATAGGTTCTAGTAGCCCTATAACAGGTGCAATTGATCACGAAAATAATACCATAAAAGTAACGCTTCCTGCTACAGTTAAGAAGGATTCGGAAGGGGCTGAGAATAAAATAACTCTAACTCCTACAATTGAATTGGGAGGAGATGGCTCTCCTACTGCTAATCCTGCTAGGAATAGTCCTCAGGAGTTTACTAGCGGCACCGCTGTTGATTATGCAGTAACAGGTGAAGATGGGATGACAAAAATTTATCAAGTTACAGTGACTAGAACACCTTCAATTGAAGCTACAATTAAATCATTTGCAATTGATTCTAATAGTGGTAATATTACACACCCTGGTAGTGGCACTGGTGATAGAGGAAGAATAGTTGTGCCTGTTACTAGTGTTCCAGCAAGCTCAGTAATTCCTGCTATAACACAATCAGAATATGCTACTGTAAGTCCAAGTGCAGCTCAAACTTTTGCTTCGTATGAAAATCTAGTTACATATACTGTAACAGCTGAGGATAATAGTATAACAAAGAGTTATGATGTTTATATATATGATTCCACTAAGGTTGTAGTTGCTGATAGTTTGAAGGTAAAAAATGGCAGTACTGATATTAATAAAGATTCTGCATCTATTGATGCAAGCACTAGAGTTATAAATATTACTGTACCTACAAGTACTGATCTCAATAGTTTGAAACTTGTTTTAGAAGATACTTCTGGGCTTAGCATAGAGCCTACTGAAGCTCAAAATTTTTCTAATGGAGTAGAAGTAAAATATACTCTTAAAGATAGCAGTAGTGATGTAAAGGGGCATTATTGGGTTAAGGTGGCTACTAGTTAG